Sequence from the Thermodesulforhabdaceae bacterium genome:
GTTAGAGAAGCCGATGCCATCGTGCTTGAAGAAATGGAAGCTTCCGGATGGTATGATCGAGTATGGCAGGCATTTGCGGTGCTTCTTCCGGTGAGGTCTGTGGGGGTTATGGGTGATGAGAGAACCTATGAGCAGGTAATAGCCGTAAGAATTGTAGAAAGTGTTGATGCCATGACGGCTGATTGGGCTCGAGTTCCATATGAAATCCTTGCAAGGATTTCAAACCGAATTATCAACGAAGTAAGAGGAGTAAATCGAGTGGTTTACGATATCTCTTCCAAGCCTCCCAGCACTATCGAGTGGGAATAAAGAACCAAAACTTTTGACTTCCTTGAGCGATGTAAATAGCGAAGCTGGTTAAGGAGTAAGGATAAAGGGCTAGCTTTATAACTAATTAAACGATTGACTTATAGGGATGGTAGAAGCTATGATCTCCTCTCGAGAAACCCCTGTAACAAATAGACGAGAAAGCCATCATGAATTCAGGTCTTGCTAAAATAGCAATAAAGCTCCTCATAAGCGATCGAGCCAAGTTTTTTACTCTTGTTCTGGGTGTTACCTTCGCCGTCTTTCTTATTCTCCAGATGACTTCTCTTTTTATCGGTATCCTTACCAGAAGCACATCTAACGTGCTAAATGTAGGAGCTCAGGTTTGGGTGATGGATCCTACGGTTGAATCCGACAGAACAATTGTGCCCCTGCCTGATTACGTGCTCAGCGCAGTAAGAAGCATGCCCGGAGTGGCTTACGCCTTTCCAATCTATCAGGGAAGTGGACTCGTTAAACTTCCAAATGGAGCTTATCAAAACGTAAACATCGTGGGGCTTGACGATCAAAGCCTTTTTGGACGCCCTTTGCTTATCGAAGGAAATATATACGATATTTACAGTGAAGATGCTTTCATAGTGGTAAAAGACGCTGAATACAGGAAGCTTGGCTATCCAAAAATAGGAGCAACCTTTGAAATTAACGATCATCGGGGAGTAATTGTTGGCATAGCACGCTCCATTATCCCTGGACTCTTTGGAAGCCCTACTCTTTACACTACCTACACCAGAGCAACCCAATATCTTCCAACCACCAGGTTTACTATCTCCTACGTCCTTGTCACTCTTAAAGATCCATCACTTCTTGATTCAATAAAACAAGAAGTTGCTAAAATCGGCTATCGAGCGCTCTCTCAAGCCGAATTCGTCGAAATGATCAAAAAATACTACATGTTCAAAACCGGCATGGGAATAAACATCCTGATGATGACCCTTATAAGTTTCATCGTTGGAACATCCATTGCGGGACAAACCTTCTATGCGTTTGTGCTTGAGAATTTAGAAAAATTTGGGGCACTCAAAGCAATCGGAGCCACCAACGGCGATCTTGTAAAAACCATTATTCTTCAGTCAAGCTTTGTTAGCTTTCTGGGTTTTGGTTTTGGAAATCTCATCTGTTCTTCTTACATAGCCTTCGCCAAACTCAGGATCCCGAATTACGCTGCTATAATCACGCATAAAAATATTTTGATGACGTTTTTGGTGGTCATACTGATCACAGCTTTCTCTAGCTACATTGGAATAAGGCGGGTCATCAAGATAGAACCCTTTGATGTCTTCCGAGGCTGAAAAAGTAGATGAGCTGGATTCTGGAAGCGGAGGGACTGGTTAAGTGGTTCGGCGAGGGCACTGCCAAAACTTTCGCTCTGCGGGGAGTAAATCTAAAGGTGGCCTACGGTGAGATGTTATTCATCGTTGGTCCATCGGGGTCAGGCAAAACAACCCTCCTTAGCGTAATTTCCGGCATTCTCCGACCAAATGAAGGGTGGGTTAAAGTAAAGGACATGGAAATATGGAAACTTAAATCCAGCGATCTCGCAAAATTTAGGCTTCACAATATAGGCTTTGTTTTCCAGGATTATCATCTATTCCCCAAGTTAACCGCTCTGGAAAATGTCAGCGTTCCGCTTATCCTGAAAGCCATTCCATGGGAAACCGCTCAAAGAAGAGCCTTCGAATGTCTTGAAATAGTTGGGCTTAAAGATAAAGTCAACCTGCCACCTTATAAACTCAGTGGAGGAGAACAGCAACGAGTCGCCATTGCCAGAGCCATCGTCTCAGAGCCGGACATTTTGATATTCGATGAACCCACAGCATCCCTTGACGGAGAAACAGGAAAAAACATCATTTCCTTCGTTCGGCACAACATCCTGAATGAAAAGAAAGCAATTATCGTGGTAACTCACGATGCGAGAATTTTCGGATTCGCAGACCGTATCCTTCACATGGAGGATGGACTCATAAAAAACGAGGTCAATCATGCGTCCTAAGATTATGATCGGAATTGCCATTCTGGGAATTTTGGGGAGTATCGTAAGTGCTGTGGTTTACAGCAAAAAGGTTATTCCTCAACCTCCACTTTCAACAGCATCAAATCCTTACGAAAAAGGGGTTTATTCAACAGGTATTGTGGAAAGTTATCAATCACACGGAATAAATATTACCATCATGCCGGAAGTATCTGGAAGAGTTACCCAGATTTTCGTTCAAGAAGGGCAGAAAGTGTCTCAAGGGGATCCGCTCATAGTAATTGACGATTCGGTTCAGCGCCAGACTGTGGAACAACTCAAAGCTCAAGCCGAAGCGGCTCTTCGAACCTTTCAGCGCGCAAAAGCCGCCCCCAGAAAGGAAGAACTTGATGTTGCTCAGGCTCAGGTGGATCAAGCAAAGGCAAACCTGGATGATAAACGAGCTCAATTCGAAAAGATCCAGAAGGCTTATCAGCTAAACCCAAAATCTATAAGCCGAGATGACTTCGATCGAGCAAAAAACGCCTACGAAATCGCTCAAAAAGCCTACGAACTGTCTCTTAAGCAATACAGGCTCGTCAAAGCCGGAACCTGGGAATACGACCTTCGCACTCTTGAAGCTCAATATCTAGCTGCTACCAAAGCTTACGAGGCGGCGGCAAAGCTTCTTGAAAAATATACCCTCCGCGCTCCCTCTGATGGAATCGTAGTGCGTATTCAAGCCTCCATAGGATCTTACGTCTCTCCTCAGGGATCACTGGATCCTTACACCGGTTCTTATGGACCCGTTGTGGTTATGATGGGCAATTCTGACTATCAGTTACAGGTAAGATGTTATGTGGATGAACTCCTGGTTCCCAGGCTTCCAGCTCCGGAACATATCACGGCAACCATGTTTGTTCGTGGTTCAGACATAAAAATCCCCCTGGAATATGTGCGCATTGAACCATACATTATGCCAAAGATACAGCTTTCAAATGGGCGAAGAGAAAGAGTTGATGTGCGAGTGCTTCCGGTAATATTCAAGTTTGACAAACCGAAAGATTTCAATGTCTTTCCAGGGCAACTTGTTGATGTCTATATCGGGGAGAAGAAATGAAACCAGAAAGGCTCCTCGTTTTACTGGTGAGTCTTGGAACGCTAGCATGGTATCTTGCGATTTCAGGCTGTAGTGCCGTTGGACCAGATTATTCTCCCCCCAGAGTCGCTATACCACAGAAATGGGCAACCCCATCTGAGGGCATATTTGATACTCAAAGGGAACCTGTAAATAACTGGTGGCAACTCTTCAACGATCCTGTATTGTCAAAGCTCATTGGAGATACCATCGCAGGAAATCGAGATCTTAGAAAAGCCGTTGCCAGGATAGAAGAAGCTAGAGCTCAATTCAGTTACGCCATGGGTGGGATGTATCCATCAGTGGACGCCACAGGATCAGTTACCAGAGGAAAGCAAAGTGAGTCGATAAACCGTTTATCTAATGCTCGAACGGATTACCAGACAGCATTAGAATCCTCCTGGGAGATCGATCTTTTTGGAAGGATAAGGCGATCTGTTGAAGCGGCTAAAGCAAGCTTTGAAGCAACTCAAGAAGACTATTACTACGTTCTCATAAGCACCTGTGCAGAAACAGCGAAAAACTATTTTCTTCTGAGAGCAACTCAGGCTCAACTGAAGGCAGTCCAGAAAAATATCGAATCCCAGCGAGAAATACTGGAGATCACCAAAGCTCGATTTCAAGCCGGTCTTGCTTCGGAGCTCGATGTGGCTCAAGCAGAAGAAGTCCTCGCCCTTTCTGAAGCTCGCATTCCTCCAATCAGAAATACCATTGATTCATTGATTCACGCCATTGCTCTGCTTACGGGTAACTACCCTGGTGAACTTGACAGCTTGCTCAGGGAAGAACGCATCATAGAATTGCCATCACAAGTCATTCCGGTTGGAATCCCGGCTGATCTCCTGAGGCGGCGTCCTGATATTAAAGCGGCGGAACGCAACCTTGCAGCGGCAACTGCCAGAGTCGGAATTGCTACAGCAGATCTTTACCCTACTTTTTCACTCACTGGCACAATTGGAATTGAAGCTATCGGCACCGGGGATTTTATGAAGGCATCGAGCAGTTTCTACGGGCTTGGTCCTTCTCTTAGATGGAACATCTTCGATGCGGGAAGAATCAGAAGCAATATTAAAGCCGCAGATGCGCGAGTCGAACAGGCTTTACAGGCTTATGAGGGAACAATTCTTACGGCGATTAAAGAAGTTGAGGATGGGCTTGTGGGTTATAGAGAAGCAATGGCTCAGGTTGAGCTTCTCGAACGATCTGTGGAAGCATCAAAAAAGGTGCTTGATCTGGCAGTAAGTCGCTACATTAGCGGGCTTGTAGGCTTTCAAACAGTGCTTGATGCTCAGCGAACTCTTCTTGATCAGGAGACTCAACTCGCTCAGACAAAAGGCAACCTCGCCACAGCCATCGTCAATCTTTATCGAGCCTTAGGGGGCGGTTGGGTAAAATTCGGTTGAAATACCCTTACCAAAATGCTACCTCTCAACGACAATCTTAAAATACTGGAGGATCTAGCAGGCTATGCATTCGCCCAACACGTTCCGGCATAAAGCTCTTGTGTCTAGAGAAGATCGCGCGAAACGATATGGTCATCCTAGTTTCGTTTTGTGGCTTACCGGGCTGTCAGCCTCAGGGAAATCTACCATTGCGCATCTATTAGAAAAACGACTTTTCGATAAGGGCTATCACACCTATACTTTTGATGGTGATAATGTAAGACATGGGCTTTGTGGAGATCTTGGATTTTCGGAAGCTGACCGGGCTGAGAATTTAAGGCGTATCGCCGAAATGATAAAGCTTTTTCTTGACGCAGGCATTATTTGTCTTGCGGCTTTCATATCCCCTTTGAAGGCTCACCGCGAAAGAGTAAGGCAAATCGTGGGTCCAGAAAATTTTATTGAAGTCTATGTGAAATGCCCCCTGGAGGTTTGCGAATCAAGGGATGTCAAAGGACTTTATAAAAAAGCCCGTGCAGGGCTCATTCCCAACTACACGGGCATATCCGCACCTTATGAAGAACCGGAAAACCCCGATATTGTGATAGAAACAGATAAACTCTCTCCAGCAGAATGCGTAGAATTAATCTTTAACCACATCAAAGAAAAACTAAACCAAAACAAACTAAAGTAAAAATTTGAACTCTACTCATTTCCTTGATTAAGTCTAAAGTGGGCGCATAACTACGCGCCCACGGAATTTCTCTAAAATTATCAAAACTGTTTTTGAGTAATAGGCTATTTTACTGACTATTCGATTTAATCCCTTTCAGACGGAATCACGAGAATTGGGCAAGGAGCGTGATTCAACACATACTGGGCTACACTTCCAAGAAGGAAACTTCCCAGAGCTGACCGTCCCTGATGACCTATAACAATAAGATCGGGTTTAATTTCTTTGACAGTTTCCATAATCTCACTTCCTGGTTTGCCTTCTTTGAGAATAAACTCAATTTCCAGCCCATCTGCCATAGAAGAAGCTACAAGACTACGCATATCCTTTTCCCTGTCCTGTCTCACGCTCTTCATAATTTCAACAAAATCTCCCTTGTAACCTTTGACGCTCAGTTCGTGAATAGCATCCACAATGCGCTGACTTATAACATGCATCATATAAACCTTAGCTCCATTAACCTTAGCCATAAACAGTCCATATTCAACGGCTCGTTGAGAGTTTTCTGAAAAATCTACGGGAATTAAAATGTTACGAATCTGAATCATAGGCTTGCTCCTTTCTGTATAATGGTTCGATAAGCCCATTTTTCTAAAGGACACCCTTCGCATGTAGGATTTGAACCACAGTATTCTTTACCAAGACGCACAAAAAGAGCGTGATATTCTTGAAACATATAAACATCGTGGGGAAGTGCGCCCATAAAAAACTGCCTCAGGCTTTCGTAGTGATAACGTTCAGGAACATAACCATGTCTAAACATTATTCTGTGAGTGTATCGGTCAACCACGAATGAAGGCTTTTTGGCGGCGTAAAGTATAATACTATCAGCCGTTTCAGGACCAATACCGTTTAGTTCGAGAAGCTGAGATCTAAGCAGATCCACAGGCTGATTCAGGAAAGCATCCAGTGATCCTCCCCATTCTTCCATGATATAATGCACAAAATGCTTAATTCGCCTGGCTTTCTGTCGGAAGAATCCACTTGGCTTAATAAGCTCTGCAAGATTTTCTTCATCGCACTGATAAATGCCGTCTATGGAAAGAACCTGTGCCTTCTTGAGAGCATCAATGGCTCGTTCTACATTGCTCCACGCCGTATTCTGAGTAAGAATCGCCCCAATTACCACTTCAAATTCCGTTTCGGCTGGCCACCATCCCTGCGGACCAAAACGATCAAGAAGGCGGAAAAAGATCAATTCAAGTTCGCTTCTAAAATCATCTCTCACCGGCATTGCTTCTTGCTGCGATTTGTCAATCGACTTTACTAACATTTCCACACACCGGCTATTGGTCTTCCAC
This genomic interval carries:
- a CDS encoding ABC transporter permease, with the translated sequence MNSGLAKIAIKLLISDRAKFFTLVLGVTFAVFLILQMTSLFIGILTRSTSNVLNVGAQVWVMDPTVESDRTIVPLPDYVLSAVRSMPGVAYAFPIYQGSGLVKLPNGAYQNVNIVGLDDQSLFGRPLLIEGNIYDIYSEDAFIVVKDAEYRKLGYPKIGATFEINDHRGVIVGIARSIIPGLFGSPTLYTTYTRATQYLPTTRFTISYVLVTLKDPSLLDSIKQEVAKIGYRALSQAEFVEMIKKYYMFKTGMGINILMMTLISFIVGTSIAGQTFYAFVLENLEKFGALKAIGATNGDLVKTIILQSSFVSFLGFGFGNLICSSYIAFAKLRIPNYAAIITHKNILMTFLVVILITAFSSYIGIRRVIKIEPFDVFRG
- a CDS encoding ABC transporter ATP-binding protein, with amino-acid sequence MSWILEAEGLVKWFGEGTAKTFALRGVNLKVAYGEMLFIVGPSGSGKTTLLSVISGILRPNEGWVKVKDMEIWKLKSSDLAKFRLHNIGFVFQDYHLFPKLTALENVSVPLILKAIPWETAQRRAFECLEIVGLKDKVNLPPYKLSGGEQQRVAIARAIVSEPDILIFDEPTASLDGETGKNIISFVRHNILNEKKAIIVVTHDARIFGFADRILHMEDGLIKNEVNHAS
- a CDS encoding biotin/lipoyl-binding protein, whose translation is MRPKIMIGIAILGILGSIVSAVVYSKKVIPQPPLSTASNPYEKGVYSTGIVESYQSHGINITIMPEVSGRVTQIFVQEGQKVSQGDPLIVIDDSVQRQTVEQLKAQAEAALRTFQRAKAAPRKEELDVAQAQVDQAKANLDDKRAQFEKIQKAYQLNPKSISRDDFDRAKNAYEIAQKAYELSLKQYRLVKAGTWEYDLRTLEAQYLAATKAYEAAAKLLEKYTLRAPSDGIVVRIQASIGSYVSPQGSLDPYTGSYGPVVVMMGNSDYQLQVRCYVDELLVPRLPAPEHITATMFVRGSDIKIPLEYVRIEPYIMPKIQLSNGRRERVDVRVLPVIFKFDKPKDFNVFPGQLVDVYIGEKK
- a CDS encoding efflux transporter outer membrane subunit, whose protein sequence is MKPERLLVLLVSLGTLAWYLAISGCSAVGPDYSPPRVAIPQKWATPSEGIFDTQREPVNNWWQLFNDPVLSKLIGDTIAGNRDLRKAVARIEEARAQFSYAMGGMYPSVDATGSVTRGKQSESINRLSNARTDYQTALESSWEIDLFGRIRRSVEAAKASFEATQEDYYYVLISTCAETAKNYFLLRATQAQLKAVQKNIESQREILEITKARFQAGLASELDVAQAEEVLALSEARIPPIRNTIDSLIHAIALLTGNYPGELDSLLREERIIELPSQVIPVGIPADLLRRRPDIKAAERNLAAATARVGIATADLYPTFSLTGTIGIEAIGTGDFMKASSSFYGLGPSLRWNIFDAGRIRSNIKAADARVEQALQAYEGTILTAIKEVEDGLVGYREAMAQVELLERSVEASKKVLDLAVSRYISGLVGFQTVLDAQRTLLDQETQLAQTKGNLATAIVNLYRALGGGWVKFG
- the cysC gene encoding adenylyl-sulfate kinase, whose protein sequence is MHSPNTFRHKALVSREDRAKRYGHPSFVLWLTGLSASGKSTIAHLLEKRLFDKGYHTYTFDGDNVRHGLCGDLGFSEADRAENLRRIAEMIKLFLDAGIICLAAFISPLKAHRERVRQIVGPENFIEVYVKCPLEVCESRDVKGLYKKARAGLIPNYTGISAPYEEPENPDIVIETDKLSPAECVELIFNHIKEKLNQNKLK
- a CDS encoding universal stress protein; protein product: MIQIRNILIPVDFSENSQRAVEYGLFMAKVNGAKVYMMHVISQRIVDAIHELSVKGYKGDFVEIMKSVRQDREKDMRSLVASSMADGLEIEFILKEGKPGSEIMETVKEIKPDLIVIGHQGRSALGSFLLGSVAQYVLNHAPCPILVIPSERD
- a CDS encoding endonuclease III domain-containing protein — translated: MLVKSIDKSQQEAMPVRDDFRSELELIFFRLLDRFGPQGWWPAETEFEVVIGAILTQNTAWSNVERAIDALKKAQVLSIDGIYQCDEENLAELIKPSGFFRQKARRIKHFVHYIMEEWGGSLDAFLNQPVDLLRSQLLELNGIGPETADSIILYAAKKPSFVVDRYTHRIMFRHGYVPERYHYESLRQFFMGALPHDVYMFQEYHALFVRLGKEYCGSNPTCEGCPLEKWAYRTIIQKGASL